Part of the Stegostoma tigrinum isolate sSteTig4 chromosome 43, sSteTig4.hap1, whole genome shotgun sequence genome, NNNNNNNNNNNNNNNNNNNNNNNNNNNNNNNNNNNNNNNNNNNNNNNNNNNNNNNNNNNNNNNNNNNNNNNNNNNNNNNNNNNNNNNNNNNNNNNNNNNNNNNNNNNNNNNNNNNNNNNNNNNNNNNNNNNNNNNNNNNNNNNNNNNNNNNNNNNNNNNNNNNNNNNNNNNNNNNNNNNNNNNNNNNNNNNNNNNNNNNNNNNNNNNNNNNNNNNNNNNNNNNNNNNNNNNNNNNNNNNNNNNNNNNNNNNNNNNNNNNNNNNNNNNNNNNNNNNNNNNNNNNNNNNNNNNNNNNNNNNNNNNNNNNNNNNNNNNNNNNNNNNNNNNNNNNNNNNNNNNNNNNNNNNNNNNNNNNNNNNNNNNNNNNNNNNNNNNNNNNNNNNNNNNNNNNNNNNNNNNNNNNNNNNNNNNNNNNNNNNNNNNNNNNNNNNNNNNNNNNNNNNNNNNNNNNNNNNNNNNNNNNNNNNNNNNNNNNNNNNNNNNNNNNNNNNNNNNNNNNNNNNNNNNNNNNNNNNNNNNNNNNNNNNNNNNNNNNNNNNNNNNNNNNNNNNNNNNNNNNNNNNNNNNNNNNNNNNNNNNNNNNNNNNNNNNNNNNNNNNNNNNNNNNNNNNNNNNNNNNNNNNNNNNNNNNNNNNNNNNNNNNNNNNNNNNNNNNNNNNNNNNNNNNNNNNNNNNNNNNNNNNNNNNNNNNNNNNNNNNNNNNNNNNNNNNNNNNNNNNNNNNNNNNNNNNNNNNNNNNNNNNNNNNNNNNNNNNNNNNNNNNNNNNNNNNNNNNNNNNNNNNNNNNNNNNNNNNNNNNNNNNNNNNNNNNNNNNNNNNNNNNNNNNNNNNNNNNNNNNNNNNNNNNNNNNNNNNNNNNNNNNNNNNNNNNNNNNNNNNNNNNNNNNNNNNNNNNNNNNNNNNNNNNNNNNNNNNNNNNNNNNNNNNNNNNNNNNNNNNNNNNNNNNNNNNNNNNNNNNNNNNNNNNNNNNNNNNNNNNNNNNNNNNNNNNNNNNNNNNNNNNNNNNNNNNNNNNNNNNNNNNNNNNNNNNNNNNNNNNNNNNNNNNNNNNNNNNNNNNNNNNNNNNNNNNNNNNNNNNNNNNNNNNNNNNNNNNNNNNNNNNNNNNNNNNNNNNNNNNNNNNNNNNNNNNNNNNNNNNNNNNNNNNNNNNNNNNNNNNNNNNNNNNNNNNNNNNNNNNNNNNNNNNNNNNNNNNNNNNNNNNNNNNNNNNNNNNNNNNNNNNNNNNNNNNNNNNNNNNNNNNNNNNNNNNNNNNNNNNNNNNNNNNNNNNNNNNNNNNNNNNNNNNNNNNNNNNNNNNNNNNNNNNNNNNNNNNNNNNNNNNNNNNNNNNNNNNNNNNNNNNNNNNNNNNNNNNNNNNNNNNNNNNNNNNNNNNNNNNNNNNNNNNNNNNNNNNNNNNNNNNNNNNNNNNNNNNNNNNNNNNNNNNNNNNNNNNNNNNNNNNNNNNNNNNNNNNNNNNNNNNNNNNNNNNNNNNNNNNNNNNNNNNNNNNNNNNNNNNNNNNNNNNNNNNNNNNNNNNNNNNNNNNNNNNNNNNNNNNNNNNNNNNNNNNNNNNNNNNNNNNNNNNNNNNNNNNNNNNNNNNNNNNNNNNNNNNNNNNNNNNNNNNNNNNNNNNNNNNNNNNNNNNNNNNNNNNNNNNNNNNNNNNNNNNNNNNNNNNNNNNNNNNNNNNNNNNNNNNNNNNNNNNNNNNNNNNNNNNNNNNNNNNNNNNNNNNNNNNNNNNNNNNNNNNNNNNNNNNNNNNNNNNNNNNNNNNNNNNNNNNNNNNNNNNNNNNNNNNNNNNNNNNNNNNNNNNNNNNNNNNNNNNNNNNNNNNNNNNNNNNNNNNNNNNNNNNNNNNNNNNNNNNNNNNNNNNNNNNNNNNNNNNNNNNNNNNNNNNNNNNNNNNNNNNNNNNNNNNNNNNNNNNNNNNNNNNNNNNNNNNNNNNNNNNNNNNNNNNNNNNNNNNNNNNNNNNNNNNNNNNNNNNNNNNNNNNNNNNNNNNNNNNNNNNNNNNNNNNNNNNNNNNNNNNNNNNNNNNNNNNNNNNNNNNNNNNNNNNNNNNNNNNNNNNNNNNNNNNNNNNNNNNNNNNNNNNNNNNNNNNNNNNNNNNNNNNNNNNNNNNNNNNNNNNNNNNNNNNNNNNNNNNNNNNNNNNNNNNNNNNNNNNNNNNNNNNNNNNNNNNNNNNNNNNNNNNNNNNNNNNNNNNNNNNNNNNNNNNNNNNNNNNNNNNNNNNNNNNNNNNNNNNNNNNNNNNNNNNNNNNNNNNNNNNNNNNNNNNNNNNNNNNNNNNNNNNNNNNNNNNNNNNNNNNNNNNNNNNNNNNNNNNNNNNNNNNNNNNNNNNNNNNNNNNNNNNNNNNNNNNNNNNNNNNNNNNNNNNNNNNNNNNNNNNNNNNNNNNNNNNNNNNNNNNNNNNNNNNNNNNNNNNNNNNNNNNNNNNNNNNNNNNNNNNNNNNNNNNNNNNNNNNNNNNNNNNNNNNNNNNNNNNNNNNNNNNNNNNNNNNNNNNNNNNNNNNNNNNNNNNNNNNNNNNNNNNNNNNNNNNNNNNNNNNNNNNNNNNNNNNNNNNNNNNNNNNNNNNNNNNNNNNNNNNNNNNNNNNNNNNNNNNNNNNNNNNNNNNNNNNNNNNNNNNNNNNNNNNNNNNNNNNNNNNNNNNNNNNNNNNNNNNNNNNNNNNNNNNNNNNNNNNNNNNNNNNNNNNNNNNNNNNNNNNNNNNNNNNNNNNNNNNNNNNNNNNNNNNNNNNNNNNNNNNNNNNNNNNNNNNNNNNNNNNNNNNNNNNNNNNNNNNNNNNNNNNNNNNNNNNNNNNNNNNNNNNNNNNNNNNNNNNNNNNNNNNNNNNNNNNNNNNNNNNNNNNNNNNNNNNNNNNNNNNNNNNNNNNNNNNNNNNNNNNNNNNNNNNNNNNNNNNNNNNNNNNNNNNNNNNNNNNNNNNNNNNNNNNNNNNNNNNNNNNNNNNNNNNNNNNNNNNNNNNNNNNNNNNNNNNNNNNNNNNNNNNNNNNNNNNNNNNNNNNNNNNNNNNNNNNNNNNNNNNNNNNNNNNNNNNNNNNNNNNNNNNNNNNNNNNNNNNNNNNNNNNNNNNNNNNNNNNNNNNNNNNNNNNNNNNNNNNNNNNNNNNNNNNNNNNNNNNNNNNNNNNNNNNNNNNNNNNNNNNNNNNNNNNNNNNNNNNNNNNNNNNNNNNNNNNNNNNNNNNNNNNNNNNNNNNNNNNNNNNNNNNNNNNNNNNNNNNNNNNNNNNNNNNNNNNNNNNNNNNNNNNNNNNNNNNNNNNNNNNNNNNNNNNNNNNNNNNNNNNNNNNNNNNNNNNNNNNNNNNNNNNNNNNNNNNNNNNNNNNNNNNNNNNNNNNNNNNNNNNNNNNNNNNNNNNNNNNNNNNNNNNNNNNNNNNNNNNNNNNNNNNNNNNNNNNNNNNNNNNNNNNNNNNNNNNNNNNNNNNNNNNNNNNNNNNNNNNNNNNNNNNNNNNNNNNNNNNNNNNNNNNNNNNNNNNNNNNNNNNNNNNNNNNNNNNNNNNNNNNNNNNNNNNNNNNNNNNNNNNNNNNNNNNNNNNNNNNNNNNNNNNNNNNNNNNNNNNNNNNNNNNNNNNNNNNNNNNNNNNNNNNNNNNNNNNNNNNNNNNNNNNNNNNNNNNNNNNNNNNNNNNNNNNNNNNNNNNNNNNNNNNNNNNNNNNNNNNNNNNNNNNNNNNNNNNNNNNNNNNNNNNNNNNNNNNNNNNNNNNNNNNNNNNNNNNNNNNNNNNNNNNNNNNNNNNNNNNNNNNNNNNNNNNNNNNNNNNNNNNNNNNNNNNNNNNNNNNNNNNNNNNNNNNNNNNNNNNNNNNNNNNNNNNNNNNNNNNNNNNNNNNNNNNNNNNNNNNNNNNNNNNNNNNNNNNNNNNNNNNNNNNNNNNNNNNNNNNNNNNNNNNNNNNNNNNNNNNNNNNNNNNNNNNNNNNNNNNNNNNNNNNNNNNNNNNNNNNNNNNNNNNNNNNNNNNNNNNNNNNNNNNNNNNNNNNNNNNNNNNNNNNNNNNNNNNNNNNNNNNNNNNNNNNNNNNNNNNNNNNNNNNNNNNNNNNNNNNNNNNNNNNNNNNNNNNNNNNNNNNNNNNNNNNNNNNNNNNNNNNNNNNNNNNNNNNNNNNNNNNNNNNNNNNNNNNNNNNNNNNNNNNNNNNNNNNNNNNNNNNNNNNNNNNNNNNNNNNNNNNNNNNNNNNNNNNNNNNNNNNNNNNNNNNNNNNNNNNNNNNNNNNNNNNNNNNNNNNNNNNNNNNNNNNNNNNNNNNNNNNNNNNNNNNNNNNNNNNNNNNNNNNNNNNNNNNNNNNNNNNNNNNNNNNNNNNNNNNNNNNNNNNNNNNNNNNNNNNNNNNNNNNNNNNNNNNNNNNNNNNNNNNNNNNNNNNNNNNNNNNNNNNNNNNNNNNNNNNNNNNNNNNNNNNNNNNNNNNNNNNNNNNNNNNNNNNNNNNNNNNNNNNNNNNNNNNNNNNNNNNNNNNNNNNNNNNNNNNNNNNNNNNNNNNNNNNNNNNNNNNNNNNNNNNNNNNNNNNNNNNNNNNNNNNNNNNNNNNNNNNNNNNNNNNNNNNNNNNNNNNNNNNNNNNNNNNNNNNNNNNNNNNNNNNNNNNNNNNNNNNNNNNNNNNNNNNNNNNNNNNNNNNNNNNNNNNNNNNNNNNNNNNNNNNNNNNNNNNNNNNNNNNNNNNNNNNNNNNNNNNNNNNNNNNNNNNNNNNNNNNNNNNNNNNNNNNNNNNNNNNNNNNNNNNNNNNNNNNNNNNNNNNNNNNNNNNNNNNNNNNNNNNNNNNNNNNNNNNNNNNNNNNNNNNNNNNNNNNNNNNNNNNNNNNNNNNNNNNNNNNNNNNNNNNNNNNNNNNNNNNNNNNNNNNNNNNNNNNNNNNNNNNNNNNNNNNNNNNNNNNNNNNNNNNNNNNNNNNNNNNNNNNNNNNNNNNNNNNNNNNNNNNNNNNNNNNNNNNNNNNNNNNNNNNNNNNNNNNNNNNNNNNNNNNNNNNNNNNNNNNNNNNNNNNNNNNNNNNNNNNNNNNNNNNNNNNNNNNNNNNNNNNNNNNNNNNNNNNNNNNNNNNNNNNNNNNNNNNNNNNNNNNNNNNNNNNNNNNNNNNNNNNNNNNNNNNNNNNNNNNNNNNNNNNNNNNNNNNNNNNNNNNNNNNNNNNNNNNNNNNNNNNNNNNNNNNNNNNNNNNNNNNNNNNNNNNNNNNNNNNNNNNNNNNNNNNNNNNNNNNNNNNNNNNNNNNNNNNNNNNNNNNNNNNNNNNNNNNNNNNNNNNNNNNNNNNNNNNNNNNNNNNNNNNNNNNNNNNNNNNNNNNNNNNNNNNNNNNNNNNNNNNNNNNNNNNNNNNNNNNNNNNNNNNNNNNNNNactgtcttctctctctctctctctctctctcactctctctcactctctctcactctctctctctctctctctctctctctctcactctctctcactctctctcactctctctcactgtctctcactctctctcactctctctcactctctctcactctctctcactctctctcactctctctctttcactctgtctctctctctctctctctctcactctctctctcactctcacgctcactctcacgctcactctcacgctctctctcactctctctctctctctctctctctctctctcactctctctcactctctctcactctctctctttcactctgtctcactctctctctctcactctctctctttcactctgtctcactctctctctcactctgtctcactctcacactctttcactctgtctctttcactctgtctctttcactctgtctctctctcactgtctctgtctcactgtctctctctctcactgtctctctctcactgtctctctctcactgtctctctctcactgtctctctctctctctcgctctctctctcgctctctctctctctctctctctctctctctgtctctctctgtctctctctgtctctctctctctctcgctctctctctcgctctctctctcgctctctctctctcgctctctctctctcgctctctctctctcgctctctctcgctctctctctcgctctctctctcgctctctctctcgctctctctctcgctctctcactctctctcactctttcactctctctcactctttcactctctcactctctcactctctcactctctctcactctctctcactctctcactctctcactctctcactctctcactctctcactctctcactctctcactctctcactctctcactctctctctcactctctcactctctcactctctctctgcccctctgtcactctctctcacactctcacactctctcactctttcactctgtctctctctcactgtctctctctcactgtctctctctctctctctctctcactctctctctcactctctctctcactctctctctcactctctctctccctctcgctctcgctctcgctctcgctctcgctctcgctctccctctcgctctccctctcgctctctcactctgtctctctcactctgtctctctcactctctctcactctctctcactctctctcactctctctcactctctcactctcactctctctcactctttcactctgtctctctctctcactgtctctctctcactgtctctctctctctgtctctctctctgtctctctctctgtctctctctgtctctctctgtctctctctgtctctctctgtctcgctctctctctcgctctctctctcgctctctctctcgctctctctcgctctctctcgctctctcactctctcactctctctcactctctctcactctctctcactctctcactctctcactctctctctctctctctctctctctctctctcactctctcactctctcactctctctctgcccctctgtcactctctctcacactctcacactctctcactctttcactctgtctctctctcactgtctctctctcactgtctctctctctctctctctctctctctcacactctctctctccctctctctctccctctctctctccctctcgctctccctctcgctctctcactctgtctctctcactctctctcactctctctcactctctcactctcactctcactctctctcacacactctctcactctttcactctctctttcactctctctttcactctctctttcactctctctttcactctctctttcactctctctttcactctctctcccactcctcactctctctctcactctctctctcactctctctctcactctctctctcactctctctctcactctgtctctcactctgtctctcactctgtctctcactgtctctctcactgtctctctctcattcacacgctctctcacgctctcactctcgcgcacgcactctcactctgttcttctctctctcactctgtctctctttctcactctgtcactcactctctctatctctcctctCGCGCACCCTcgcaccctgtctctctctcactgtctctctctcactgtctctctctcactgtctcgctctcactcgctctcactcgctctcactcgcactttgtcactcgctctctcacgctctctcacgctctctcacgcgctctcactctgtcactctgtcactctgtcactctgtcactctgtcactctgtcactctgtcactcccccttcctcctccccctcgcCTTCgccctccttctccctctctgtctctcactctctcatttttaatttttttcactcactctcgctcacactctctcgctcacatcgcttactctcactctctctctttctcgcgcacactgTCGCGCACTCTGTCGCGCAcactgtctcgcgcgcgcgcactctcgcgcgcactctcgcgcgcactctcgcgcgcactctcgcgcgcactctcgcgcgctctctcgcgcgcactctcgcgcgctctctcatgctctctcacgctcgcactctctccctccgtctctccccccctccctctccctctcgccctcgcccccccctctctgactctcactctctcatttttaatttttttcactcactctcacgcactctctctctcacgcactctctctctcacgcactctctctctctcgcactctctctctcgcactctctctcgcactctctctctcgcactctctctcgcactctcgcactctctcactgtctcgctctcgcactcgctctcgcactcgctctcgcactcgctctcgcactctctcgcgctctctctcgcgctctctctctctctcgcgctctctctctctctcgcgctctctctctctctcgcgctctctctctctctcgcgctctctctctctctctcgcgctctctctctctctcgcgctctctctctctctcgcgctctctctcgcctctcgcgcgctctctctctctcgcgcgctctctctctctcgcgcgctctctctctctcgcgcgctctctctctcactgtctctctctcgcgctctctctctctcgcgctctctctctctctcgcgcgctctctctctctcgcgccctctgtCTCGCGCCCCCCTCTGTCTCGCGCCCCCTCTAGTCTCGCGCCCCCTCTAGTCTCGCGCCCCCTCTAGTCTCGCGCCCCCTCTAGTCTCGCGCCCCCTCTAGTCTCGCGCCCCCTCTAGTCTCGCGCCCCCTCTAGTCTCGCGCCCCCTCTAGTCTCGCGCCCTCTCTAGTCTCGAGCCCCAGGGTGGTGGGAGCTCTGTctaaccccctctctccctctctctgtcacccccaGGTGTGGTCCTGGGGAAGGATGGCGGTGTGATGAAGCTGATGGTGTGGCCGTTCTGGCTGGGCCTGGGTGGAGCGATCGGCTCTGGCCAGCAGGCCATGCCATGGATCCATGTGGATGATCTGAGTGGGATCCTTGCCCACGCTCTGGAGAACGAGCGGGTCCTGGGGATCTTGAACGGAGTGGCCCCAGCCCAGAGCACCAATGGGGAGTTCGCCAGGGCACTGGCGCGGAGCCTCTCCCGGCCCTCGGTGCTGCCCCCAGTGCCCAGCTTTGTACTGCAGACCCTGCTGGGCGCCGAGCGGGCGGTCCTGCTGCTGGAGGGCCAGAGGGTTATACCCAGGAGAACGCTGCAGACCGGGTACAGGTACCTCTACCCCGAGCTCCAGGCAGCTTTGAAGAGCATCGTGTCCTGACCCCAGGCCCCCttaggctgggggggggggggtgtggtcaGAGGGTCATAAGGTCAAGGCTGGGTggatggtgagtttggggttcAGAGGACAGTGAGGTCGGGGGTCAGAGGGTGAGGGGATCAAGGGGTCAAATTGGTGAGGTCAGGGATCAGAGTTTGGTGAGGTTGGTGATGTCAGGGGTTAGAGGATGATGAGTCAAATGGTCAA contains:
- the LOC125450644 gene encoding epimerase family protein SDR39U1-like, translating into MKPTRLAPHRLLPPPTPSSSEAVRLRLGNGGSPCAGRVEVHYEGLWGTVFDDNWGLPDANVVCQELDCGTAVSALLRSHFGPGSGPIVTGDVFCSGAEHALRDCEADTWDHYDEPHTNDAGVTCSGVVLGKDGGVMKLMVWPFWLGLGGAIGSGQQAMPWIHVDDLSGILAHALENERVLGILNGVAPAQSTNGEFARALARSLSRPSVLPPVPSFVLQTLLGAERAVLLLEGQRVIPRRTLQTGYRYLYPELQAALKSIVS